In Melanotaenia boesemani isolate fMelBoe1 chromosome 16, fMelBoe1.pri, whole genome shotgun sequence, the following proteins share a genomic window:
- the LOC121655194 gene encoding heme-binding protein 2-like: MRVKAPLLGRDENYVGVATFPDSQVKSDLMMSIFTQQDRRCSSSGQPDKMKQLLFSVLVLVLVSLCSGQAAVCRQQPCPEYQTVDTNEDFEERRYVASDWITTKVDSTSDIDMVAASNRLKAYCQSLKEAGHEMPDSWPVLITVREGEDALDLSLSWFVPPGVKAGITDASVTLQHKDAATVYVRAFSGTPSLSSGQENVQILREALVKAGKSFDLRIFVGVGYEPYYSLIHHNEVWIYAA; the protein is encoded by the exons ATGCGGGTAAAGGCCCCCCTGCTTGGCAGGGATGAGAACTATGTGGGAGTGGCCACGTTTCCTGACAGTCAGGTAAAGTCAGATTTAATGATGAGCATTTTCACCCAGCAGGACAGAAGGTGCAGCTCCTCTGGACAGCCTGACAAGATGAAGCAGCTTCTGTTCTCAGTGCTGGTTCTTGTACTGGTATCGCTCTGCAGTGGACAAGCTGCCGTGTGCCGTCAGCAGCCATGTCCTGAGTACCAAACTGTGGACACAAATGAG GATTTTGAGGAGCGACGTTATGTTGCTTCTGACTGGATCACCACTAAGGTGGACAGCACCAGTGACATCGACATGGTGGCTGCAAGTAATAGACTGAAGGCTTACTGCCAGAGCCTGAAGGAAGCAG GTCATGAGATGCCCGACTCCTGGCCTGTCTTAATCACAGTTAGGGAGGGGGAAGATGCTCTGGATTTGTCCTTGTCCTGGTTCGTCCCTCCTGGTGTAAAGGCTGGAATCACTGATGCATCAGTCACACTGCAGCACAAAGATGCAGCCACGGTCTATGTCAG GGCTTTCAGTGGCACACCAAGCCTCAGCAGTGGTCAAGAAAATGTTCAAATCCTTCGTGAGGCCCTGGTTAAAGCTGGGAAAAGCTTTGATCTGCGCATCTTCGTTGGAGTTGGCTATGAGCCTTATTACTCTCTCATTCACCACAACGAAGTCTGGATTTATGCTGCCTGA